In one window of Falco cherrug isolate bFalChe1 chromosome 10, bFalChe1.pri, whole genome shotgun sequence DNA:
- the CHRNA4 gene encoding neuronal acetylcholine receptor subunit alpha-4 isoform X1, translating into MGILVSKGNLLLLLCASIFPAFGHVETRAHAEERLLKKLFSGYNKWSRPVANISDVVLVRFGLSIAQLIDVDEKNQMMTTNVWVKQEWHDYKLRWDPQEYENVTSIRIPSELIWRPDIVLYNNADGDFAVTHLTKAHLFYDGRIKWMPPAIYKSSCSIDVTFFPFDQQNCTMKFGSWTYDKAKIDLVSMHSHVDQLDYWESGEWVIINAVGNYNSKKYECCTEIYPDITYSFIIRRLPLFYTINLIIPCLLISCLTVLVFYLPSECGEKITLCISVLLSLTVFLLLITEIIPSTSLVIPLIGEYLLFTMIFVTLSIIITVFVLNVHHRSPRTHTMPDWVRRIFLDIVPRLLFMKRPSAVKDNCKKLIESMHKVTNTPRLWSEIDVEPNFATSSSSSPQSNEPSPTSSFCAHLEEPAKPQPICKSPSGQYSVLHPEPVQVTCSSPQASCRPLGDTQTTSILKGRSLSVQQMYSPNKAEEGSIRCRSRSIQYCYLQEDSSQTNGQSTGSPASQRYHLNEEQPQHKPPQCKCKCKKNEAAGTPAQGSKTHSAKEQHLVLMSPALKLAVEGVHYIADHLRAEDADFSVKEDWKYVAMVIDRIFLWMFIIVCLLGTVGLFLPPWLAGMI; encoded by the exons ATGGGAATTCTCGTGTCTAAAGgaaacctcctcctcctgctgtgtGCCAGCATCTTCCCCG CCTTCGGTCATGTGGAAACACGAGCCCACGCGGAAGAGCGTCTCCTGAAGAAACTCTTCTCTGGTTATAACAAGTGGTCCCGTCCCGTCGCCAACATTTCAGATGTCGTACTCGTCCGCTTCGGCTTGTCCATTGCCCAGCTCATCGATGTT GATGAGAAAAATCAAATGATGACCACGAACGTGTGGGTGAAACAG GAGTGGCATGACTACAAACTACGCTGGGACCCCCAAGAGTATGAAAATGTCACATCCATCCGCATCCCCTCGGAGCTCATCTGGAGGCCAGATATTGTCCTCTACAACAA TGCTGACGGTGACTTTGCAGTTACCCACCTGACCAAGGCTCACCTCTTCTATGATGGGAGAATTAAATGGATGCCACCTGCAATCTATAAAAGCTCCTGCAGCATCGATGTTACCTTCTTCCCCTTTGACCAACAAAACTGCACAATGAAGTTTGGCTCCTGGACCTATGATAAAGCCAAGATAGACTTGGTGAGCATGCACAGTCATGTGGACCAGCTGGACTACTGGGAGAGCGGGGAATGGGTCATCATCAATGCTGTGGGCAATTACAACAGCAAGAAATATGAATGCTGCACAGAGATCTACCCCGATATAACTTACTCCTTCATTATCCGGAGGCTGCCACTGTTCTACACAATCAATCTGATCATCCCTTGCCTGCTGATCTCCTGCCTGACTGTCCTGGTCTTCTACCTGCCCTCTGAGTGTGGAGAGAAGATAACCTTGTGCATCTCCGTGCTGCTGTCCCTCACTGTGTTCCTGCTGCTCATCACAGAGATCATCCCATCTACCTCCTTGGTCATCCCTCTGATTGGAGAGTATCTTCTCTTCACCATGATATTTGTTACCTTGTCTATCATTATCACTGTCTTTGTCCTCAATGTGCACCATCGTTCTCCACGTACCCACACGATGCCTGACTGGGTGAGAAGGATCTTCCTTGACATAGTCCCACGCCTCCTCTTCATGAAACGTCCCTCCGCAGTGAAAGACAATTGCAAGAAGCTCATTGAATCCATGCACAAAGTAACCAATACGCCAAGGCTTTGGTCCGAGATTGATGTGGAACCCAACTTCGCTACCTCATCTTCCTCCAGCCCCCAGAGTAATGAGCCATCACCCACGTCTTCCTTCTGTGCCCACCTCGAGGAGCCAGCCAAGCCTCAGCCTATCTGCAAGTCCCCTTCTGGGCAGTACTCTGTGCTGCACCCAGAGCCCGTGCAGGTGACCTGCTCCTCTCCACAAGCCTCATGCCGCCCTCTGGGTGACACCCAGACCACCTCCATCTTGAAAGGCAGATCACTAAGTGTGCAGCAGATGTACAGCCCCAAtaaggcagaggaagggagcATCCGCTGTAGGTCCCGGAGCATCCAGTATTGCTACCTGCAAGAGGACTCTTCCCAGACCAACGGCCAATCCACTGGTTCTCCAGCATCCCAGCGGTACCACCTAAATgaagagcagccccagcacaagcCCCCTCAGTGCAAGTGTAAATGCAAAAAGAATGAGGCAGCTGGCACACCAGCCCAAGGAAGCAAGACTCACAGCGCCAAAGAGCAACACCTTGTGTTGATGTCCCCAGCCCTGAAGTTGGCAGTGGAAGGGGTTCATTACATCGCAGACCACCTGCGAGCAGAAGACGCGGATTTCTCA GTGAAAGAAGACTGGAAGTACGTTGCGATGGTCATTGACAGGATCTTCCTCTGGATGTTCATCATTGTGTGTTTGCTGGGAACTGTTGGTCTCTTCCTCCCACCGTGGCTGGCTGGAATGATCTAA
- the CHRNA4 gene encoding neuronal acetylcholine receptor subunit alpha-4 isoform X2, whose amino-acid sequence MGILVSKGNLLLLLCASIFPAFGHVETRAHAEERLLKKLFSGYNKWSRPVANISDVVLVRFGLSIAQLIDVDEKNQMMTTNVWVKQEWHDYKLRWDPQEYENVTSIRIPSELIWRPDIVLYNNADGDFAVTHLTKAHLFYDGRIKWMPPAIYKSSCSIDVTFFPFDQQNCTMKFGSWTYDKAKIDLVSMHSHVDQLDYWESGEWVIINAVGNYNSKKYECCTEIYPDITYSFIIRRLPLFYTINLIIPCLLISCLTVLVFYLPSECGEKITLCISVLLSLTVFLLLITEIIPSTSLVIPLIGEYLLFTMIFVTLSIIITVFVLNVHHRSPRTHTMPDWVRRIFLDIVPRLLFMKRPSAVKDNCKKLIESMHKVTNTPRLWSEIDVEPNFATSSSSSPQSNEPSPTSSFCAHLEEPAKPQPICKSPSGQYSVLHPEPVQVTCSSPQASCRPLGDTQTTSILKGRSLSVQQMYSPNKAEEGSIRCRSRSIQYCYLQEDSSQTNGQSTGSPASQRYHLNEEQPQHKPPQCKCKCKKNEAAGTPAQGSKTHSAKEQHLVLMSPALKLAVEGVHYIADHLRAEDADFSLFTAPNIKSRRKGAVLRALTRLAASSACEQRHQQNTQ is encoded by the exons ATGGGAATTCTCGTGTCTAAAGgaaacctcctcctcctgctgtgtGCCAGCATCTTCCCCG CCTTCGGTCATGTGGAAACACGAGCCCACGCGGAAGAGCGTCTCCTGAAGAAACTCTTCTCTGGTTATAACAAGTGGTCCCGTCCCGTCGCCAACATTTCAGATGTCGTACTCGTCCGCTTCGGCTTGTCCATTGCCCAGCTCATCGATGTT GATGAGAAAAATCAAATGATGACCACGAACGTGTGGGTGAAACAG GAGTGGCATGACTACAAACTACGCTGGGACCCCCAAGAGTATGAAAATGTCACATCCATCCGCATCCCCTCGGAGCTCATCTGGAGGCCAGATATTGTCCTCTACAACAA TGCTGACGGTGACTTTGCAGTTACCCACCTGACCAAGGCTCACCTCTTCTATGATGGGAGAATTAAATGGATGCCACCTGCAATCTATAAAAGCTCCTGCAGCATCGATGTTACCTTCTTCCCCTTTGACCAACAAAACTGCACAATGAAGTTTGGCTCCTGGACCTATGATAAAGCCAAGATAGACTTGGTGAGCATGCACAGTCATGTGGACCAGCTGGACTACTGGGAGAGCGGGGAATGGGTCATCATCAATGCTGTGGGCAATTACAACAGCAAGAAATATGAATGCTGCACAGAGATCTACCCCGATATAACTTACTCCTTCATTATCCGGAGGCTGCCACTGTTCTACACAATCAATCTGATCATCCCTTGCCTGCTGATCTCCTGCCTGACTGTCCTGGTCTTCTACCTGCCCTCTGAGTGTGGAGAGAAGATAACCTTGTGCATCTCCGTGCTGCTGTCCCTCACTGTGTTCCTGCTGCTCATCACAGAGATCATCCCATCTACCTCCTTGGTCATCCCTCTGATTGGAGAGTATCTTCTCTTCACCATGATATTTGTTACCTTGTCTATCATTATCACTGTCTTTGTCCTCAATGTGCACCATCGTTCTCCACGTACCCACACGATGCCTGACTGGGTGAGAAGGATCTTCCTTGACATAGTCCCACGCCTCCTCTTCATGAAACGTCCCTCCGCAGTGAAAGACAATTGCAAGAAGCTCATTGAATCCATGCACAAAGTAACCAATACGCCAAGGCTTTGGTCCGAGATTGATGTGGAACCCAACTTCGCTACCTCATCTTCCTCCAGCCCCCAGAGTAATGAGCCATCACCCACGTCTTCCTTCTGTGCCCACCTCGAGGAGCCAGCCAAGCCTCAGCCTATCTGCAAGTCCCCTTCTGGGCAGTACTCTGTGCTGCACCCAGAGCCCGTGCAGGTGACCTGCTCCTCTCCACAAGCCTCATGCCGCCCTCTGGGTGACACCCAGACCACCTCCATCTTGAAAGGCAGATCACTAAGTGTGCAGCAGATGTACAGCCCCAAtaaggcagaggaagggagcATCCGCTGTAGGTCCCGGAGCATCCAGTATTGCTACCTGCAAGAGGACTCTTCCCAGACCAACGGCCAATCCACTGGTTCTCCAGCATCCCAGCGGTACCACCTAAATgaagagcagccccagcacaagcCCCCTCAGTGCAAGTGTAAATGCAAAAAGAATGAGGCAGCTGGCACACCAGCCCAAGGAAGCAAGACTCACAGCGCCAAAGAGCAACACCTTGTGTTGATGTCCCCAGCCCTGAAGTTGGCAGTGGAAGGGGTTCATTACATCGCAGACCACCTGCGAGCAGAAGACGCGGATTTCTCA CTATTTACAGCACCAAAcatcaaaagcagaagaaaaggagcaGTTTTGAGGGCTCTGACCAGACttgctgccagctcagcctgcGAGCAAAGGCACCAGCAAAACACCCAGTGA